One window of the Candidatus Eremiobacteraceae bacterium genome contains the following:
- the gnd gene encoding decarboxylating 6-phosphogluconate dehydrogenase has protein sequence MQIGMVGLGRMGANMVQRLLDGGHKVSAFDRSADAVKASATAGATGCDSLEALVKSLAAPRAVWVMVPSGPPTRDTINTLGTLLESGDTIIDGGNSYWKEGQAQAKELAAEGISLIDAGTSGGVWGLKEGYCLMVGGDAAACKRIEPIFLTLAPKDGYMYVGGAGAGHFVKMVHNGIEYAMLQAYGEGFEIIKASEFGAGLDFGQVSHLWNQGSVIRSWLLELAELAFKADPGLEKIAGYVDDTGEGRWTVQDSIDLAVPAPTIALSLMMRFRSRQQDSFSGKFIAALRNEFGGHAVKAEGAPAASAGKPK, from the coding sequence ATGCAAATCGGGATGGTCGGTCTGGGCCGGATGGGCGCGAACATGGTGCAGCGCTTGCTGGATGGCGGGCACAAAGTTTCAGCGTTCGATCGGTCGGCCGACGCGGTGAAAGCATCGGCGACGGCAGGCGCGACCGGCTGCGATTCGCTTGAGGCGCTGGTGAAGTCGCTTGCGGCGCCGCGCGCGGTGTGGGTGATGGTGCCGTCAGGGCCGCCCACGCGCGACACGATCAACACATTGGGCACGCTGCTCGAGAGCGGCGACACTATCATCGACGGCGGCAACTCGTACTGGAAAGAAGGTCAGGCGCAGGCAAAAGAGCTGGCCGCAGAGGGTATTTCTTTGATTGACGCCGGCACGTCCGGCGGCGTCTGGGGCCTCAAGGAAGGCTACTGCTTGATGGTGGGCGGCGATGCCGCTGCGTGCAAACGCATCGAGCCGATCTTCCTCACTCTCGCGCCGAAAGACGGCTACATGTATGTCGGCGGGGCCGGCGCCGGCCACTTCGTGAAGATGGTGCATAACGGCATCGAGTACGCTATGCTGCAGGCGTACGGCGAAGGATTTGAGATCATCAAGGCGTCGGAATTCGGCGCGGGTTTGGACTTCGGCCAAGTGAGCCACTTGTGGAATCAGGGCAGCGTCATCCGTTCGTGGCTGCTCGAACTTGCCGAGCTCGCCTTCAAAGCCGATCCGGGTCTTGAGAAGATCGCCGGCTACGTGGACGACACGGGCGAAGGCCGCTGGACGGTGCAAGACTCCATCGACTTGGCCGTGCCCGCGCCCACCATCGCGCTTTCGCTGATGATGCGCTTCCGCTCGCGCCAGCAAGATTCGTTCTCCGGCAAGTTCATCGCAGCGCTGCGCAACGAGTTCGGCGGCCACGCGGTGAAGGCCGAAGGCGCGCCGGCCGCAAGCGCCGGGAAGCCGAAGTAA